A single region of the Microlunatus panaciterrae genome encodes:
- a CDS encoding ABC transporter substrate-binding protein, with protein sequence MNHTTTHRSPSLTTLIGTLAASAALLLAGCGTGTGTGPAGGPTPAAVGADGCITHFDAETDYYPTKQRLQYARNFTLSYHRSYQVLTVKQPVVGGKPESYVLVRCGAKAPALTGELAKATVLTTPVKSLFSASTTHIPSLEALGKLGVLTGVSSKAFISSKAAQQRVAEAGVTEFAPAGTTDAEKIVAAKPDVLVTGGVEDPAYATVRDAKIPVLADAEFLENDPLGRAEWIKYFAALTGTEDKATEVFGRITHDYDAAVALAKDAKPTEAVVSQPYQGVWSVPAGGSFMGRMLTDARGSWPYADDTSTGSIQTDLETVFAKSRTAPVWLTSSNWTTKKEALAEEPRFAEFAAFKSGQVWAPSLQVNASGGNNFYELGVLRPDLTITDLIAILHPDLMPDHTFTFYRQLR encoded by the coding sequence ATGAACCACACCACCACCCACAGGTCACCCTCGTTGACCACGCTGATCGGCACGTTGGCCGCCTCGGCAGCGCTGCTGCTGGCCGGCTGCGGAACCGGCACCGGTACCGGACCGGCCGGTGGGCCGACTCCGGCCGCCGTCGGAGCCGACGGCTGCATCACCCACTTCGACGCCGAGACCGACTACTACCCCACCAAGCAGAGACTGCAGTACGCCCGGAACTTCACCCTGAGCTACCACCGCTCGTACCAGGTGCTGACCGTCAAGCAGCCGGTCGTCGGCGGCAAGCCGGAGAGCTACGTCCTGGTGCGGTGCGGGGCGAAGGCCCCGGCATTGACCGGGGAGCTCGCCAAGGCCACTGTCCTGACCACCCCGGTGAAGAGCCTGTTCTCGGCGTCCACCACGCACATCCCCTCACTGGAGGCGCTCGGCAAGCTCGGCGTCCTGACCGGGGTCTCGTCCAAGGCGTTCATCTCCTCCAAGGCCGCCCAGCAGCGGGTGGCGGAGGCAGGGGTCACCGAGTTCGCGCCGGCCGGCACGACCGACGCCGAGAAGATCGTGGCGGCCAAGCCCGACGTGCTGGTCACCGGCGGGGTCGAGGATCCGGCGTACGCGACGGTGCGGGACGCGAAGATCCCGGTCCTGGCCGATGCCGAGTTCCTCGAGAACGACCCGCTCGGTCGGGCCGAGTGGATCAAGTACTTCGCCGCCCTCACCGGTACCGAGGACAAGGCCACCGAGGTGTTCGGCAGGATCACTCACGACTACGACGCGGCTGTCGCGCTGGCCAAGGACGCGAAACCCACCGAGGCGGTGGTGAGCCAGCCCTACCAGGGCGTCTGGTCGGTACCCGCCGGCGGCAGCTTCATGGGGCGGATGCTGACCGACGCCAGGGGCAGCTGGCCCTATGCCGACGACACCTCGACCGGCAGCATCCAGACCGATCTGGAGACGGTCTTCGCCAAGTCCCGGACGGCCCCGGTCTGGCTCACCTCAAGCAACTGGACCACCAAGAAGGAGGCGCTGGCCGAGGAGCCGCGGTTCGCCGAGTTCGCCGCCTTCAAGTCCGGTCAGGTGTGGGCCCCCAGCCTGCAGGTGAACGCGTCCGGCGGCAACAACTTCTACGAGCTGGGCGTGCTGCGCCCGGACCTCACCATCACCGACCTGATCGCCATCCTGCATCCCGACCTGATGCCCGACCACACCTTCACCTTCTACCGGCAGCTGCGGTGA
- a CDS encoding MFS transporter, with translation MLVLATLGFAINFWAWALLSPLGPRFKELLQLSSSEQALLVAVPVIVGSLGRIPVGALTDRFGGRVMFPLVSAATIVPVLFLGLFGQDSLALLIIGGFFLGIGGTAFAVGVPFVNAWFPPERRGLAVGVFGAGMGGTAISALTTVKLVVGLGPTTPFLITAVALAVYAVVAWLLLRDAPGRRAPTELFLRRLVTTTRLPITWQAAILYAVAFGGYVAFSVYLPAYLKTAYGLTQADASNRMAGFVLVAVLMRPVGGWLSDRLGSLRVLAAVYALVAVFAFVQSFTPALFVLGTIAFLTMAAALGAGSGATFALVAEVTPPAKVGSVTGVVGAAGGLGGFVPPLVMGAVYTWTGGYGLGLALLAIVSAATLLFTLTVVRSGSRRRAAAATAVEEPSR, from the coding sequence ATGCTCGTTCTGGCCACCCTCGGCTTCGCCATCAACTTCTGGGCCTGGGCGCTGCTCAGCCCGCTCGGTCCCAGGTTCAAGGAGCTTCTCCAGCTGTCCAGCTCCGAACAGGCGCTGCTGGTCGCGGTGCCGGTGATCGTCGGCTCGCTCGGTCGCATCCCAGTGGGAGCGCTGACGGACCGGTTCGGTGGTCGGGTGATGTTCCCGCTGGTCTCGGCCGCCACCATCGTCCCGGTGCTGTTTCTGGGGCTGTTCGGACAGGACTCGCTGGCGTTGTTGATCATCGGCGGCTTCTTCCTCGGCATCGGCGGTACGGCCTTCGCCGTCGGTGTCCCCTTTGTCAACGCCTGGTTCCCGCCGGAACGGCGTGGCCTGGCCGTCGGCGTCTTCGGCGCCGGCATGGGCGGCACCGCCATCAGCGCACTGACAACGGTCAAGCTGGTCGTCGGGCTGGGCCCGACCACGCCGTTCCTGATCACTGCCGTGGCGCTGGCGGTCTATGCCGTGGTGGCCTGGCTGCTGCTGCGGGATGCGCCGGGGCGGCGAGCACCGACCGAGTTGTTCCTCCGCCGGCTGGTGACCACCACCCGGCTGCCGATCACCTGGCAGGCGGCCATCCTCTACGCCGTCGCCTTCGGCGGCTACGTCGCGTTCTCGGTCTACCTGCCCGCCTACCTCAAGACCGCCTACGGACTGACCCAGGCCGACGCGTCGAACCGGATGGCCGGCTTCGTGCTCGTCGCAGTGCTGATGCGCCCGGTCGGCGGCTGGCTGTCGGACCGGCTCGGTTCGCTCCGGGTGCTGGCCGCGGTGTACGCCCTGGTCGCCGTGTTCGCCTTCGTCCAGTCCTTCACCCCGGCACTGTTCGTGCTCGGCACCATCGCGTTCCTGACCATGGCGGCGGCGCTCGGCGCCGGCAGCGGAGCCACCTTCGCCCTGGTGGCCGAGGTCACGCCGCCGGCGAAGGTCGGATCGGTGACGGGAGTGGTCGGTGCCGCCGGTGGTCTGGGCGGTTTCGTGCCGCCACTGGTGATGGGCGCTGTCTACACCTGGACCGGCGGCTACGGGCTCGGGCTGGCGTTGCTGGCCATCGTCTCCGCCGCGACCCTGCTGTTCACCCTGACCGTGGTCCGATCCGGTAGTCGCCGGCGTGCCGCCGCCGCTACCGCCGTCGAGGAGCCGAGCCGATGA
- the narH gene encoding nitrate reductase subunit beta encodes MRVMAQMAMVMNLDKCIGCHTCSVTCKQAWTNRSGTEYVWFNNVETRPGQGYPRGYEDQETWKGGWALNRRGRLSLRAGGRFKKLLTIFSNPKLPSIHDYYEPWTYDYSTLTDAPAQQHTPVARPKSLLTGENMKVSWSANWDDDLGGSTDHGHRDVMLKNLGDKVKFEFEQTFMFYLPRICEHCLNPSCAASCPSGAIYKRTEDGIVLVDQDRCRGWRMCVSGCPYKKIYFNHRTGKAEKCTFCFPRVEVGIPTVCSETCVGRLRYIGLMLYDADRVLDAASVTEPHDLYRSQRDVFLDPNDPAVVRAAEQAGIPRDWIQAAQRSPVWALINTYEVALPLHPEYRTMPMVWYIPPLSPVVDIVRDTGHDAEDKGNLFAAIESLRIPVEYLAELFTAGDVAPVTGVLRKLAAMRSYMRDISMGDAPDESIAAAVGMTGSALQDMYRLLAIAKYDERYVIPPAHAEQAHSLEELATECSLDYEGGPGMGGSGPFGEGSGAPVPIAVENFQMLRDRQTSGSLTEPGDKRGRVNLLNWDGKGRPAGLFPPGGSAEDGSSGEKAP; translated from the coding sequence ATGCGTGTGATGGCGCAGATGGCGATGGTGATGAACCTGGACAAGTGCATCGGGTGCCACACCTGCTCGGTGACCTGCAAACAGGCCTGGACCAACCGGTCCGGCACCGAGTACGTGTGGTTCAACAACGTCGAAACCCGGCCAGGGCAGGGCTACCCGCGTGGCTACGAGGACCAGGAGACCTGGAAGGGCGGCTGGGCCCTGAACCGTCGCGGCCGGCTCAGCCTGCGGGCCGGCGGCCGGTTCAAGAAGCTGCTGACGATCTTCTCCAACCCCAAGCTCCCGTCGATCCACGACTACTACGAGCCGTGGACCTACGACTACTCCACCCTGACCGATGCACCGGCCCAGCAGCACACCCCGGTCGCACGTCCCAAGTCGTTGCTGACCGGCGAGAACATGAAGGTCTCCTGGTCGGCCAACTGGGATGACGATCTTGGTGGCTCGACCGACCACGGGCACCGCGATGTGATGCTGAAGAACCTCGGGGACAAGGTCAAGTTCGAGTTCGAGCAGACCTTCATGTTCTACCTGCCACGGATCTGCGAACACTGCCTGAACCCGTCGTGCGCGGCCTCGTGTCCCTCCGGTGCGATCTACAAGCGCACCGAGGACGGCATCGTGCTGGTCGACCAGGATCGGTGCCGGGGGTGGCGGATGTGCGTGTCCGGCTGCCCCTACAAGAAGATCTACTTCAACCACCGCACCGGCAAGGCGGAGAAGTGCACCTTCTGTTTCCCCCGGGTCGAGGTCGGCATCCCCACCGTGTGCTCGGAGACCTGCGTCGGGCGGCTCCGCTACATCGGGCTGATGCTGTACGACGCGGACCGGGTGCTCGACGCCGCCTCGGTGACGGAGCCTCACGACCTGTACCGCTCCCAGCGCGACGTCTTCCTCGACCCGAACGACCCGGCGGTGGTCCGGGCGGCCGAGCAGGCCGGGATCCCCAGGGACTGGATCCAGGCGGCCCAGCGCTCCCCGGTCTGGGCGCTGATCAACACCTACGAGGTGGCGCTGCCGCTGCATCCGGAGTACCGGACGATGCCGATGGTCTGGTACATCCCGCCGCTGTCACCGGTCGTCGACATCGTGCGTGACACCGGCCATGACGCCGAGGACAAGGGCAACCTGTTCGCCGCCATCGAGTCGCTGCGGATCCCGGTGGAGTATCTGGCCGAACTGTTCACCGCCGGGGACGTCGCCCCGGTCACCGGAGTGCTGCGCAAGCTGGCGGCGATGCGCTCCTATATGCGCGACATCTCGATGGGGGACGCGCCGGATGAGTCGATCGCCGCTGCGGTCGGGATGACCGGGTCTGCGCTGCAGGACATGTACCGACTGCTGGCGATCGCCAAGTACGACGAGCGGTACGTGATCCCGCCGGCACACGCCGAGCAGGCGCACTCGCTGGAGGAGCTGGCCACGGAGTGCTCACTGGACTACGAGGGCGGCCCCGGGATGGGCGGGTCCGGGCCGTTCGGGGAAGGCTCCGGTGCTCCGGTGCCGATCGCGGTGGAGAACTTCCAGATGCTGCGGGACCGGCAGACCAGCGGCTCACTGACCGAGCCGGGGGACAAGCGGGGCCGGGTCAACCTGCTGAACTGGGACGGCAAGGGCCGGCCGGCGGGACTGTTCCCCCCGGGCGGGTCAGCAGAGGACGGCTCCAGCGGGGAGAAGGCCCCGTGA
- the narJ gene encoding nitrate reductase molybdenum cofactor assembly chaperone, producing the protein MIGRHPEPRLRPDQLTIAWQSVSLLLDYPDQRLLEQTTLIRNASAELPDEVGRPLREFLDYLQSRPPEELAAEYVRTFDHQKKCCLFLTYFTSGDTRKRGIALLRFKQTYLRSGLVLGPDELPDHLSVVLEYAATTDQRLGWKLLLDYRAGFELLRLALAEASSPWALVADALRATLPPLRGDDWEAVVQLAEQGPPEEDVGLEAFAPPEYMPVGSDQYGRGGYR; encoded by the coding sequence GTGATCGGCCGACACCCCGAACCCCGGCTGCGACCCGACCAGCTCACCATCGCCTGGCAGAGCGTGTCGCTGCTGCTGGACTATCCCGATCAACGGCTGCTGGAGCAGACGACGCTGATCCGCAACGCCAGCGCCGAGCTGCCCGACGAGGTCGGCCGGCCGCTGCGCGAGTTCCTGGACTACCTACAGAGCCGTCCGCCGGAGGAACTGGCGGCCGAGTACGTCCGCACCTTCGATCACCAGAAGAAGTGCTGTCTGTTCCTGACCTACTTCACCAGCGGCGACACCCGCAAGCGGGGGATCGCCCTGCTCCGGTTCAAGCAGACCTACCTGCGCTCCGGTCTGGTGCTCGGCCCCGACGAGCTGCCCGATCATCTGTCGGTGGTGCTGGAGTACGCGGCCACCACCGACCAGCGGCTGGGCTGGAAGCTGCTGCTGGACTACCGAGCCGGCTTCGAGCTGCTGCGGCTGGCGCTGGCGGAGGCGTCCTCGCCGTGGGCGCTGGTCGCCGACGCGCTTCGCGCCACCCTGCCGCCGTTGCGTGGTGACGACTGGGAGGCGGTGGTCCAGCTGGCCGAGCAGGGTCCACCGGAGGAGGATGTGGGGCTGGAGGCCTTCGCGCCGCCGGAGTACATGCCGGTCGGCAGCGACCAGTACGGCAGGGGAGGGTACCGATGA
- the narI gene encoding respiratory nitrate reductase subunit gamma, whose amino-acid sequence MSVVLWVVIPYICLTIFVVGHIWRYRYDKFGWTTRSSQLYENRLLRLGSPLFHFGILVVAVGHFAGLVVPKSWTDAAGVPEGAYHAMAVGMGSVAGICTVAGMAILIYRRRTVGPVFSATTRMDKLMYLVLATVILLGLANTAIANLFGHYDYREGVSIWFRGLFWFQPQPELMAAAPLGFQVHAMVAMLLFALWPFTRLVHVFSAPLGYVTRPYIVYRSRDDRLGARTPPRGWERTR is encoded by the coding sequence ATGAGCGTCGTGCTCTGGGTGGTGATTCCCTACATCTGCCTGACCATCTTCGTGGTCGGACACATCTGGCGCTACCGCTACGACAAGTTCGGCTGGACCACCCGCTCGTCCCAGCTGTACGAGAACCGGCTGCTCCGGCTCGGCAGCCCGCTGTTCCACTTCGGCATCCTGGTCGTGGCCGTCGGCCACTTCGCCGGCCTGGTGGTCCCGAAGAGCTGGACCGACGCCGCCGGGGTGCCGGAGGGCGCCTACCACGCGATGGCCGTCGGGATGGGCAGCGTCGCCGGGATCTGCACGGTGGCAGGGATGGCCATCCTGATCTACCGCCGGCGCACCGTCGGACCGGTGTTCTCGGCCACCACCAGAATGGACAAGCTGATGTACCTGGTGCTGGCGACGGTGATCCTGCTGGGTCTGGCCAACACCGCCATCGCCAACCTGTTCGGTCACTACGACTACCGCGAAGGGGTGTCGATCTGGTTCCGCGGGCTGTTCTGGTTCCAGCCGCAGCCCGAGCTGATGGCGGCCGCGCCGCTAGGATTCCAGGTGCACGCGATGGTGGCCATGCTGTTGTTCGCGCTGTGGCCGTTCACCCGGTTGGTGCATGTCTTCAGCGCTCCGCTCGGCTATGTCACCAGGCCTTACATCGTCTATCGAAGCCGGGACGACCGCCTTGGTGCCCGGACGCCGCCGCGCGGATGGGAGCGAACCCGATGA
- a CDS encoding nitrate reductase subunit alpha: protein MTVDDNLRRERPPAQLDGPFTQALVRTRRFFTRAQISDDSRTMYKIGGRQADDFYRDRWSHDKVVRSTHGVNCTGSCSWKVYVKDGIITWESQQTDYPSVGPDSPEYEPRGCPRGAAFSWYTYSPTRIRYPYVRGVLLQMYREAKNRLGDPVAAWADIVDDPVRAHSYKAARGKGGLVRASWDEATEMVAAAHVHTIQKWGPDRVAGFSPIPAMSMVSHASGARFVNLIGGSMLSFYDWYADLPVASPQVFGDQTDVPESGDWWNAGYLIMWGSNVPVTRTPDAHWMTEARYRGQKVVVVSPDYADNVKFADEWLPARPGTDAALAMAMGHVVLKEFFVDRSTPYFSDYVTKYTDLPHLVCLSDDGDGGFRPGKFLTAADLPDHQHEENAAFKTVLVDALTDGLVVPNGSLGHRYGDAGVGKWNLELGPVEPRLSMLEGDHEPVLVSLPRFDAPDGAAQTLARGVPARRIGDRLVTTVFDLLLAQYGVGRAGLPGDWTASYDDASAPYTPAWQEQITGVPAAAAARIGREFARNAEQSHGRSMIIMGAGTNHWFHSDTIYRAFLTLINLTGCQGVNGGGWAHYVGQEKVRPITGYTQMANALDWTRPPRNMIQTAYWYLHTDQFRYDQFGADTLSATTGLGQLAGKSTADVIAQSARMGWMPSYPTFNRNPLELADQAAAAGQPVADYVVEQLTTGKLGFAGEDPDAPENFPRVLSIWRANLLGSSSKGNEYFLKHLLGADSSLRATETAEGVRPRDVKWHQQAPEGKLDLLLTLDFRQTSTTLFSDVVLPAATWYEKHDLNTTDMHPFVHSFNPAIPPPWQTRTDWDAWQTIAAKFSELAATHLGVRRDVVAVPLTHDTPDAMANPHGVVRDWKAGECDPIPGVTMPKLVEVERDYGAVGAKMNAVGPLLDSLGATTKGITFDLATPLRYLAQKNGVVRGGPADGRPSLQRDVHVCEAILALSGTTNGMLATQGFKTLEERTGTRLADLAEEHEGKQVTFADTQNAPVPVITSPEWSGSESGGRRYSPFTINVERLKPWHTLTGRMHFYLDHDWMTELGEGLPVYRPPLNMAALFDEPVIGDVSDGSSGRVAGVTVRYLTPHNKWSIHSEYQDNLFMLSLSRGGQTIWMSNADADKVGIHDNDWVEAVNRNGVVVARAIVSHRMPEGTVYMHHAQDRLIDVPIAETSGRRGGIHNSLTRLLIKPSHLIGGYAQLSFAFNYLGPTGNQRDEVTVIRRRSQEVEY, encoded by the coding sequence ATGACCGTCGACGACAACCTGCGCCGGGAACGACCACCCGCCCAGCTCGACGGTCCGTTCACCCAGGCGTTGGTTCGCACCCGGCGATTCTTCACCCGGGCTCAGATCTCGGACGACTCCCGGACGATGTACAAGATCGGCGGCCGCCAGGCAGACGACTTCTACCGCGACCGGTGGAGCCACGACAAGGTGGTCAGGTCGACGCACGGCGTCAACTGCACCGGCTCCTGCTCCTGGAAGGTGTACGTCAAGGACGGCATCATCACCTGGGAGTCGCAGCAGACCGACTATCCGTCGGTCGGCCCCGACAGTCCGGAGTATGAGCCGCGAGGCTGTCCGCGTGGCGCCGCCTTCTCCTGGTACACCTACTCTCCGACCCGGATCCGCTACCCCTACGTCCGTGGCGTGCTGCTGCAGATGTACCGCGAGGCGAAGAACCGGCTGGGCGACCCGGTCGCCGCCTGGGCCGACATCGTCGACGACCCGGTGCGGGCCCACAGCTACAAGGCGGCCCGCGGCAAGGGTGGTCTGGTCCGGGCGAGCTGGGACGAGGCCACCGAGATGGTCGCTGCCGCCCATGTGCACACGATCCAGAAGTGGGGCCCCGACCGCGTCGCCGGCTTCTCCCCGATCCCCGCCATGTCGATGGTCTCGCACGCCTCCGGGGCCCGCTTCGTCAACCTCATCGGCGGGTCGATGCTCAGCTTCTACGACTGGTACGCCGACCTCCCGGTGGCCTCGCCGCAGGTGTTCGGTGACCAGACCGACGTACCCGAGTCCGGCGACTGGTGGAACGCCGGCTACCTGATCATGTGGGGCTCCAACGTCCCGGTCACCCGTACCCCCGATGCGCATTGGATGACGGAGGCCCGTTACCGCGGGCAGAAGGTGGTCGTCGTCTCGCCGGACTACGCCGACAACGTCAAGTTCGCCGACGAGTGGCTGCCGGCCAGGCCCGGCACCGATGCGGCCCTGGCGATGGCGATGGGCCATGTCGTGCTCAAGGAGTTCTTCGTCGACCGGTCGACGCCCTACTTCAGCGACTATGTGACCAAGTACACCGACCTGCCGCACCTGGTCTGCCTCAGCGATGACGGCGACGGTGGCTTCCGGCCGGGCAAGTTCCTCACCGCCGCCGACCTGCCGGACCATCAGCACGAGGAGAACGCCGCGTTCAAGACGGTCCTGGTCGATGCGCTCACCGACGGTCTGGTCGTGCCGAACGGGTCCCTCGGCCACCGGTACGGCGACGCCGGGGTGGGGAAGTGGAACCTCGAGCTCGGTCCGGTCGAGCCCCGGTTGTCGATGCTGGAGGGTGACCACGAGCCGGTGCTGGTCTCGCTGCCCCGCTTCGACGCACCCGACGGCGCCGCCCAGACTCTGGCCCGCGGTGTGCCTGCCCGGCGGATCGGGGACCGGCTGGTGACCACCGTGTTCGATCTGCTGCTGGCGCAGTACGGCGTCGGCCGGGCCGGCCTGCCGGGTGACTGGACCGCCTCCTATGACGACGCGTCCGCGCCCTACACCCCCGCGTGGCAGGAGCAGATCACCGGCGTGCCGGCCGCTGCCGCGGCCCGGATCGGTCGTGAGTTCGCCCGGAACGCCGAGCAGTCGCACGGCCGGTCCATGATCATCATGGGGGCCGGCACCAACCACTGGTTCCACTCCGACACGATCTACCGGGCCTTCCTGACCTTGATCAACCTGACCGGTTGCCAGGGGGTCAACGGTGGTGGCTGGGCCCACTACGTCGGGCAGGAGAAGGTGCGACCGATCACCGGTTACACCCAGATGGCCAACGCGCTGGACTGGACCCGGCCGCCGCGGAACATGATCCAGACCGCCTACTGGTACCTGCACACCGACCAGTTCCGCTACGACCAGTTCGGCGCCGACACGCTGTCGGCCACTACCGGGCTCGGCCAGCTGGCCGGCAAGAGCACCGCCGACGTGATCGCCCAGAGCGCCCGGATGGGCTGGATGCCGTCCTACCCGACCTTCAACCGGAACCCGCTCGAGCTGGCCGACCAGGCTGCGGCCGCCGGTCAGCCGGTCGCCGACTACGTCGTCGAGCAGCTGACCACAGGCAAGCTCGGCTTCGCCGGGGAGGACCCGGACGCTCCGGAGAACTTTCCCCGGGTGCTGTCCATCTGGCGCGCCAACCTGCTCGGCTCCTCGTCGAAGGGCAACGAGTACTTCCTCAAGCACCTGCTCGGTGCCGACTCGTCCCTGCGTGCCACCGAGACCGCCGAGGGAGTGCGGCCCAGAGACGTGAAATGGCACCAGCAGGCGCCGGAGGGCAAGCTGGACCTGCTGCTCACGCTCGACTTCCGGCAGACCAGCACCACCCTGTTCTCCGATGTCGTGCTGCCGGCAGCGACCTGGTACGAGAAGCACGACCTGAACACCACCGACATGCACCCGTTCGTGCACTCGTTCAACCCGGCGATCCCGCCCCCGTGGCAGACCCGGACCGACTGGGACGCCTGGCAGACGATCGCCGCGAAGTTCTCGGAGCTGGCCGCCACCCATCTGGGGGTGCGCCGTGACGTGGTGGCGGTGCCGTTGACCCACGACACTCCCGACGCGATGGCCAACCCGCACGGGGTGGTCCGGGACTGGAAGGCGGGGGAGTGCGACCCCATCCCCGGCGTCACCATGCCGAAGCTGGTCGAGGTGGAGCGGGACTATGGAGCGGTCGGCGCCAAGATGAACGCTGTCGGGCCGCTGCTGGACAGTCTCGGCGCCACCACGAAGGGGATCACGTTCGACCTCGCCACGCCGCTGCGCTACCTCGCCCAGAAGAACGGCGTGGTCCGCGGCGGCCCCGCTGACGGCCGCCCCTCACTGCAACGGGACGTGCACGTCTGCGAAGCCATCCTGGCGCTGTCGGGGACCACCAACGGGATGCTCGCCACCCAGGGTTTCAAGACGTTGGAGGAGCGCACCGGCACCCGGCTGGCGGACCTGGCCGAGGAGCACGAGGGCAAGCAGGTCACCTTCGCCGACACCCAGAACGCCCCCGTTCCGGTGATCACCTCGCCCGAGTGGTCCGGTTCGGAGTCCGGCGGCCGCCGTTACTCGCCGTTCACCATCAACGTCGAGCGACTCAAGCCGTGGCACACCCTGACCGGCCGGATGCACTTCTATCTCGATCACGACTGGATGACCGAGCTGGGTGAGGGACTGCCGGTCTACCGACCTCCGCTCAACATGGCGGCGCTGTTCGACGAACCCGTGATCGGCGACGTCTCCGACGGGTCGTCCGGGCGGGTCGCCGGGGTGACGGTGCGCTACCTGACGCCGCACAACAAGTGGTCGATCCACTCCGAATACCAGGACAACCTGTTCATGCTCTCGCTGTCCCGCGGTGGGCAGACCATCTGGATGAGCAATGCCGACGCCGACAAGGTCGGCATCCACGACAACGACTGGGTGGAGGCCGTCAACCGCAACGGGGTGGTGGTGGCGCGGGCGATCGTGTCGCACCGGATGCCGGAAGGCACTGTGTACATGCACCACGCCCAGGACCGGCTGATCGACGTCCCGATCGCCGAGACCTCCGGCAGGCGCGGCGGGATCCACAACTCGCTGACCCGGTTGCTGATCAAGCCGAGCCACCTGATCGGCGGCTATGCGCAGCTGTCGTTCGCGTTCAACTACCTCGGGCCGACCGGGAACCAACGGGACGAGGTGACGGTCATCCGTCGCCGTTCCCAGGAGGTGGAGTACTGA
- a CDS encoding gamma-glutamyltransferase — MKVGPGVAAAHPSTAQAGADILWRGGSAADAAVAMMLVSCAAETIFTGLGGGGFAVYYEAATRRVHCVDFFVAVPGLDGRTAGPGTPIEVSLGGQPIPYDIGAATVAVPGNPAGAHHLWRRWGRLDWADVVEPGHQAAHGTPLPYEHAALLPHITSAMHAGDGARVYRRPDGTNLQAGDLLHHPDHPAAYALLADDPAGFYTGAFAAAAVAAVADGGALSMADLAAYRVRESEPAGVDIRGRTVLARGDDLDDVLGTLARAAVGVRADPLHDPAAALALAAALRGPARRAETTNLVAVDKDGNACAVTTSLGLGAGIWVPGFGVHLNSMLGEGELIREALHPGSRMGSMMSPLVALDGDRNLILVAGAAGGSRIRPALVQCVLRVLAGAAPQQAINAPRLNALPAAVRLEPGFSDAVVDALRLAGDEVLVSERLDPYFGGVSAIGVEGGGADPRRSGVVIPAIG, encoded by the coding sequence GTGAAGGTCGGACCTGGAGTGGCTGCAGCCCATCCCTCGACGGCCCAGGCCGGTGCGGACATCCTGTGGCGGGGTGGTTCCGCGGCCGACGCCGCGGTGGCGATGATGCTGGTCAGCTGCGCCGCCGAGACGATCTTCACCGGCCTCGGCGGCGGCGGTTTCGCCGTCTACTACGAGGCTGCCACCAGGCGGGTGCACTGCGTCGACTTCTTCGTCGCCGTACCGGGCCTGGACGGTCGGACCGCCGGGCCGGGCACGCCGATCGAGGTCTCGCTGGGCGGTCAGCCGATCCCCTACGACATCGGCGCCGCTACCGTCGCCGTCCCGGGCAACCCGGCCGGGGCCCATCACCTCTGGCGGCGCTGGGGCCGCCTCGACTGGGCCGACGTGGTCGAGCCGGGACACCAGGCGGCGCACGGCACGCCGCTGCCGTACGAGCATGCGGCGCTCCTGCCGCACATCACGTCGGCCATGCACGCCGGCGACGGCGCCCGGGTCTACCGGCGCCCGGACGGCACCAACCTGCAGGCCGGTGACCTGCTGCACCATCCGGACCATCCCGCGGCCTATGCGCTGCTGGCCGACGACCCTGCCGGGTTCTACACCGGAGCCTTCGCCGCGGCGGCGGTCGCTGCTGTCGCCGACGGCGGAGCGCTGTCGATGGCCGATCTGGCCGCCTACCGGGTGCGGGAGTCCGAGCCGGCCGGGGTGGACATCCGTGGCCGTACGGTGCTGGCGCGCGGCGACGACCTCGACGACGTCCTCGGCACCCTGGCCCGGGCGGCGGTCGGGGTCAGGGCCGACCCGCTGCACGATCCGGCGGCGGCGCTCGCCCTGGCTGCGGCGCTGCGCGGCCCGGCTCGGCGGGCGGAGACCACCAACCTGGTGGCCGTCGACAAGGACGGGAACGCCTGCGCCGTCACCACCAGCCTCGGCCTCGGCGCCGGCATCTGGGTCCCCGGCTTCGGCGTGCACCTGAACTCCATGCTGGGCGAGGGGGAGCTGATCCGGGAGGCGTTGCACCCGGGCAGCCGGATGGGTTCGATGATGTCGCCGCTGGTCGCCCTCGACGGTGACCGGAACCTGATCCTCGTGGCCGGAGCGGCCGGCGGGTCACGGATCCGGCCGGCGTTGGTGCAGTGCGTGCTGCGGGTGCTGGCCGGCGCGGCCCCGCAGCAGGCCATCAACGCGCCGCGGTTGAATGCGCTGCCGGCGGCCGTACGGCTCGAACCCGGCTTCTCCGACGCGGTCGTCGACGCACTGCGGCTGGCGGGTGACGAGGTGCTCGTGTCCGAACGGCTCGACCCCTACTTCGGCGGCGTCTCGGCCATCGGCGTCGAGGGCGGTGGGGCCGATCCGCGACGCAGTGGAGTGGTGATTCCTGCGATAGGCTGA